A single genomic interval of Candidatus Neomarinimicrobiota bacterium harbors:
- a CDS encoding TIGR01212 family radical SAM protein (This family includes YhcC from E. coli K-12, an uncharacterized radical SAM protein.) yields the protein MFHTRVQRLSVETGFTCPNRDGSKGWGGCIYCNNDSFMPPYAVTGDLNEQIRQGKQYLKERFHADKFIAYFQSYTNTYGPVSVLKEKIRQVLDDKDVVGISVSTRPDCLEREVLDFLKDISRYTYVNLEIGVESIYDKTLFWMNRCHTMKDTLQAFAILEEYSFDVTAHVILGSPTETREEMLAMTREINQWKIRFLKLHHLQVIRGARLEKEYLDNPFHLFEYKEYLDLVTDFISRIKPEIIFQRLFAESPGSYLVAPVWKKRTTEIIMDIQKTMHDKGLWQAGQL from the coding sequence ATGTTTCACACCCGTGTTCAGCGTTTATCCGTCGAAACCGGATTCACATGTCCCAACAGAGACGGCTCGAAAGGGTGGGGAGGGTGTATTTATTGCAACAACGACTCATTTATGCCGCCTTATGCCGTGACAGGGGACCTGAATGAACAGATCAGGCAGGGGAAACAGTATCTGAAAGAACGTTTTCACGCGGATAAATTTATTGCCTATTTTCAAAGTTATACGAATACATATGGGCCGGTATCAGTTTTAAAGGAGAAAATCAGGCAGGTTTTAGACGATAAAGATGTCGTAGGCATCTCTGTTTCAACCCGGCCGGACTGCCTGGAGAGGGAAGTACTTGATTTTCTGAAGGATATAAGCCGGTATACCTACGTGAACCTCGAGATTGGTGTGGAATCCATCTATGATAAAACTCTGTTCTGGATGAACCGCTGTCACACGATGAAAGATACGCTGCAAGCGTTTGCGATACTGGAAGAATATTCATTTGATGTTACAGCACACGTCATTCTGGGTTCACCCACTGAAACAAGAGAAGAAATGCTGGCTATGACCCGGGAGATCAATCAGTGGAAAATACGCTTTTTGAAATTGCATCACCTCCAGGTCATCCGAGGGGCACGACTTGAAAAAGAATACCTTGATAATCCGTTTCATCTCTTTGAATACAAAGAATATCTCGATTTGGTTACAGACTTTATTTCCAGAATAAAACCTGAGATCATTTTTCAGCGCCTTTTTGCCGAATCACCGGGTTCCTATCTGGTGGCTCCTGTGTGGAAAAAAAGAACTACCGAAATCATCATGGATATTCAGAAAACCATGCATGATAAAGGCTTGTGGCAAGCCGGTCAGTTGTAA
- the rpsT gene encoding 30S ribosomal protein S20 yields the protein MAYPLSTKKRIRQAEKRNQRNRHYKSLVKTEIKKFMDNDSRESGQEQLKKVYSLVDKVAQKGILHKNRAASIKSRLSRHLNTLN from the coding sequence ATGGCATATCCGTTATCAACAAAGAAAAGAATCCGTCAGGCTGAAAAACGCAATCAGCGCAACCGTCACTATAAATCCCTGGTAAAAACCGAGATCAAAAAATTCATGGATAACGATTCCAGGGAGAGTGGTCAGGAACAGTTAAAAAAGGTCTATTCCCTGGTAGATAAAGTTGCTCAAAAGGGAATTCTTCATAAAAACCGGGCGGCAAGTATTAAATCCCGCCTTTCCCGGCATTTAAATACGCTGAATTAA
- a CDS encoding Crp/Fnr family transcriptional regulator, whose product MDISLLRNIPLFEDLEDQELEQISKVIQVRTYEKNKLILLEEDLGDTLFIISQGAVKISRINEDGKEVILSILSDGEFFGEMSILDGESRSANVIALEKSEVFMLKRQDFLEMLEKYPKISIHLLEELARRLRRSDQQIESLSLSDAEHRVANTIIRLAEDLGVHLKGYVTINDIPLQQDIANMAGTSRETVSRMLKMLENKGLITREGRKLIINNYMEFYRNFSK is encoded by the coding sequence ATGGATATTTCTTTATTGCGTAATATTCCCCTTTTTGAAGATCTTGAAGATCAGGAGCTTGAACAAATCTCCAAGGTTATTCAGGTTCGAACCTATGAGAAAAACAAACTGATTCTTCTGGAAGAAGATTTGGGGGATACGCTTTTTATCATCAGTCAGGGGGCTGTTAAGATCAGCCGGATTAACGAGGATGGGAAAGAAGTAATTCTCAGTATTTTATCTGATGGTGAGTTTTTTGGTGAAATGTCCATTCTGGATGGCGAGTCACGCTCTGCAAATGTGATTGCCTTGGAGAAATCGGAAGTATTTATGTTGAAACGGCAGGATTTTTTGGAAATGCTGGAGAAATATCCGAAGATATCCATCCATCTTCTAGAAGAACTTGCCCGCAGGCTCCGCCGGAGTGATCAGCAGATTGAAAGCCTATCTCTCAGTGATGCCGAACACAGGGTCGCCAATACCATCATTCGTCTCGCCGAAGATTTGGGTGTCCATCTGAAAGGTTATGTTACGATCAATGATATTCCCCTGCAGCAGGATATTGCCAACATGGCCGGGACATCACGGGAAACAGTCTCCCGGATGTTGAAAATGCTGGAAAATAAAGGACTCATTACCCGTGAAGGACGGAAGTTGATCATCAATAATTACATGGAATTCTACCGGAATTTCTCAAAATAA